One genomic window of Gossypium hirsutum isolate 1008001.06 chromosome D11, Gossypium_hirsutum_v2.1, whole genome shotgun sequence includes the following:
- the LOC107912118 gene encoding LOW QUALITY PROTEIN: uncharacterized protein (The sequence of the model RefSeq protein was modified relative to this genomic sequence to represent the inferred CDS: inserted 1 base in 1 codon) — MMENSEESAVDDQGSGWFQVKKKHRSSSKFSVQSWVGGYSTKNANNLVRGRPLSNKKGGAVQGKYRSLLRSSGGNSDGHTQDGFANSTAESNEDEKSVNYLDKCVLKKDCEDPTSPTSFVKNSNGSCAVNPKILSKDKSHMVHKIKWGDLEENVLVAHHENNIGAEIKFGDIGDDNVLGCSKNVNTSNLILCSCTDLQENTVEASMDDRSHSCEVSSLTPKDQIMEETFKEVNEVSSEIVEPQIDNEKIISAEDVYKDINTQHIKPIENSEVDPSFLSCQASETVVIPEVPDIKMEVGEPKTCEIPIVDGDSSIEMVSLDAVSFPPENIGPETLRQSNVTDCVQDGKKPDLSKAQIITALGEDDAGESKERFRERLWCFLFENLNRAVDELYLLCELECDMEQMKEAILVLEEAASDFKELTTRVEEFENVKKSSQLADGVPITLKSEHRRPHALSWEVRRMTTSPHRAEILSSSLEAFXKIQQERANRLSCNSMMSLGQDNSNCASTSGDNLKKPLMPSDVTSVDKELGIKSRKLRGGSDLTQVNLNGEKRSNESGKSSKLNSVQNGRDPPKNYISSDVASSRSLLKDNPSASVIGKSRREYLGSETEKLLSRKDKTLTENIVEKKSKILDQVRRQVPPDKDKDKRNATSWKSMDAWKEKRNWEDILSSPFRVSSRVSYSPGIGKKSAERVRILHDKLMSPEKKKKTPVDLKKEAEEKHARALRIRSELENERVQKLQRTSEKLIRVNEWQAVRTMKLREGMYSRQQRSESRHEAFLAEVVRRAGDESSKVNEVRFITSLNEENKKLMLRQKLQDSELRRAEKLQVMKSKQKEDMAREEAVLERRKLIEAEKLQRLAETQRKKEEAQLRREEERKASSAAREARAIEQLRRREERAKAQQDEAELLAQKLAEKLSESEQRRKFYLEQIRERASMDFRDQSSPLLRRSVNKESQGRSTLTNSAEDCQANGSAMLGNSALAAGNSALQHSLKRRIKKIRQRLMALKFEISEPPAAPENTGIGYRTAVGTARAKIGRWLQELQKLRQARKEGASSIGLITAEMIKFLEGKEPELHASRQAGLLDFIASALPASHTSKPEACQVTIHLLKLLRVVLSTPVNRSYFLAQNLLPPMIPMLSAALENYIKIAASLNLPGSSPSLSCKTSLENFESVSEVLDGFLWAVSSIIGHVSSDERQLQMRDGLLELLVAYQVIQRFRDLFALYDRPQVEGSPFPSSILLSIHLLVVLTSSPGNSCINWESLPIEMEPGSESQETKIAASVDSRCSFVNSSTGDIIPQFCALNGSTVTQLSEVPEDRPLDEPCGINKNDNLVFIGKDGEKQMTDSSVELNNLSTSKMDVTDASQKTLVEQKEEKPVIVAREEKPNENISSLKQPVAFLLSAISETGLVSLPSLLTSVLLQANNKLPSEQASNALPSNFEEVATGVLKVLNNLALLDITFIQRMLARPDLKMEFFHLMSFLLSYCTSKWKAANDQIGLLLLESLLLLGYFALFHSGNQAVLRWGKSPTILHKVCDLPFVFFSDPELMPALAGTLLAACYGCEQNKDVVQQELSMDMLLSLLRSCRSILPTVKTSNPHLELLLADESSEYNQQGSDIKRSQADVPLKSSRYNTRNTRITGGKGGTIGNSLKFSKARNQRDCRTTKTCEETITRHNNNLPVLGTSLTLYCRFPSNFIDRAEQFFSAGISDDRTVS; from the exons CATACCCAGGATGGTTTTGCAAATTCTACTGCCGAGTcaaatgaagatgaaaagagCGTGAATTATCTAGATAAATGTGTTCTTAAGAAAGACTGTGAAGACCCCACATCCCCCACTTCTTTTGTCAAAAATTCTAATGGCAGCTGTGCAGTTAACCCAAAAATTCTATCGAAGGATAAATCCCATATGGTTCACAAAATCAAGTGGGGTGATTTAGAAGAAAATGTTCTGGTAGCTCATCATGAAAACAATATTGGAGCTGAAATCAAGTTCGGCGATATTGGAGATGATAATGTGCTTGGCTGTTCAAAGAATGTGAATACTAGTAATTTGATTTTGTGTTCTTGTACTGACCTCCAAGAAAACACAGTAGAAGCATCCATGGATGACAGAAGTCATTCTTGTGAGGTATCTTCATTGACTCCTAAGGATCAAATAATGGAAGAAACCTTTAAAGAGGTTAATGAAGTGTCTTCAGAAATTGTGGAACCACAGATTgataatgaaaaaataatttctgCCGAAGACGTTTATAAGGACATAAACACTCAACACATCAAACCAATAGAGAATAGTGAAGTAGATCCTAGTTTTCTATCTTGTCAAGCCTCTGAAACGGTGGTTATACCTGAGGTGCCTGATATCAAGATGGAGGTTGGCGAGCCAAAAACATGTGAAATTCCTATTGTAGATGGTGATTCAAGCATCGAGATGGTTTCACTGGATGCAGTGTCATTTCCACCCGAGAACATTGGACCTGAAACCTTGAGACAATCAAATGTGACTGATTGTGTACAGGATGGTAAAAAACCTGATCTGTCAAAAGCTCAAATTATAACTGCCCTTGGAGAAGATGATGCAGGAGAAAGCAAAGAAAGGTTTAGGGAGCGGCTGTGGTGTTTCCTTTTCGAGAATCTTAATAGGGCAGTAGATGAACTTTATCTTCTTTGTGAATTAGAATGTGATATGGAGCAGATGAAGGAGGCTATTCTTGTTCTTGAAGAGGCTGCTTCTGACTTTAAAGAATTAACTACAAGAGTGGAAGAGTTTGAAAATGTGAAAAAGTCCTCTCAATTGGCTGACGGTGTGCCAATTACTCTAAAGAGTGAACACAGAAGGCCGCATGCCCTCTCATGGGAG GTTCGTAGAATGACAACTTCACCTCACAGAGCAGAGATACTGTCTTCATCCCTAGAGGCTT AAAAAATCCAACAAGAGAGAGCTAACCGACTTTCATGTAACAGTATGATGTCCCTGGGGCAGGACAATTCCAATTGTGCTTCTACATCTGGTGATAATTTGAAGAAGCCACTTATGCCGTCTGATGTAACATCCGTCGATAAAGAGTTGGGGATAAAGTCAAGAAAACTCCGTGGAGGTTCAGATCTTACTCAAGTGAACCTAAATGGAGAGAAAAGAAGCAATGAATCAGGCAAGTCCAGCAAATTAAACTCTGTTCAAAATGGTCGTGACCCACCAAAGAACTATATCTCTTCTGATGTTGCTTCATCTAGGTCACTTCTTAAGGACAATCCCTCTGCATCTGTTATCGGAAAGAGCAGGAGAGAATATCTTGGGTCTGAAACTGAGAAGCTGCTTTCTAGGAAAGATAAAACATTAACAGAAAATattgttgaaaaaaaatcaaaaattttggaTCAGGTTAGGAGGCAAGTTCCTCCTGATAAGGATAAGGATAAGAGAAATGCTACTTCATGGAAATCCATGGATGCATGGAAGGAGAAGAGGAATTGGGAAGACATACTTTCATCTCCCTTCCGTGTTTCTTCTCGTGTATCTTACTCACCCGGAATTGGCAAGAAAAGTGCTGAACGTGTCCGTATTTTGCATGACAAACTAATGTCCcctgagaagaagaagaaaactccAGTTGATTTGAAGAAGGAAGCAGAGGAAAAGCATGCGCGGGCATTGAGGATCCGAAGTGAGTTGGAGAATGAAAGAGTTCAAAAACTTCAGCGCACCTCAGAGAAACTCATTCGAGTCAATGAATGGCAGGCTGTTCGGACTATGAAGTTACGAGAGGGAATGTATTCCCGTCAGCAACGTAGTGAATCACGACATGAAGCTTTTCTTGCAGAAGTTGTGAGGAGAGCAGGTGACGAAAGCAGCAAAGTTAATGAGGTTCGCTTCATTACTTcattaaatgaagaaaataaaaagctTATGTTGCGTCAGAAACTGCAAGATTCAGAGTTGAGGAGAGCTGAAAAACTTCAAGTGATGAAAAGTAAACAGAAAGAAGATATGGCTAGAGAGGAAGCTGTTCTAGAACGCCGAAAGCTTATTGAAGCTGAAAAGTTACAACGTCTTGCTGAGACACAGAGGAAAAAGGAGGAGGCTCAGCTTAGAAGGGAAGAAGAACGGAAGGCATCAAGTGCAGCTAGAGAGGCAAGGGCCATAGAGCAGCTTCGGAGAAGGGAGGAAAGAGCTAAAGCTCAGCAAGATGAAGCTGAACTCCTTGCACAGAAGTTAGCTGAAAAACTAAGTGAAAGTGAACAACGTCGTAAATTTTACCTTGAACAAATACGGGAGAGAGCTTCAATGGATTTTAGGGATCAGTCTTCGCCTTTACTGCGTCGATCAGTTAATAAGGAGAGCCAGGGCAGATCCACACTAACCAACAGTGCTGAGGATTGTCAAGCAAATGGCAGTGCTATGTTAGGAAACTCTGCACTTGCAGCAGGCAATAGTGCTTTGCAACACTCGTTGAAGCGAAGGATTAAAAAAATTCGACAAAGACTTATGGCtctgaaatttgaaatttctGAACCTCCTGCTGCTCCTGAAAATACTGGTATTGGATATAGGACTGCAGTGGGAACTGCTAGAGCGAAAATTGGGAGGTGGCTTCAGGAACTTCAGAAACTTCGACAAGCAAGAAAAGAAGGAGCCTCAAGTATAGGGTTAATTACTGCAGAAATGATCAAG TTTCTGGAGGGAAAGGAACCCGAGCTGCATGCTTCTCGCCAAGCTGGTCTGCTTGATTTTATTGCTTCTGCCTTGCCTGCTTCACATACATCGAAACCCGAAGCTTGTCAAGTGACGATACATCTTTTAAAACTTCTGAGGGTGGTGTTATCTACTCCTGTGAACCGGAGTTATTTTCTTGCTCAGAATCTTTTACCTCCTATGATCCCCATGCTGTCAGCAGCACTTGAGAACTATATAAAGATAGCTGCATCTTTAAATCTCCCTGGAAGCAGCCCCTCACTTTCATGCAAAACAtctcttgaaaattttgaatCAGTCTCTGAAGTATTGGATGGTTTTTTATGGGCCGTCTCCTCAATTATTGGTCATGTAAGCTCTGATGAACGGCAACTCCAAATGCGGGATGGCTTGCTCGAGTTATTAGTTGCCTATCAAGTTATTCAACGGTTCCGAGATCTTTTTGCACTTTATGATAGGCCCCAGGTTGAAGGGTCCCCATTCCCTTCATCTATTCTCTTGAGTATCCATCTACTGGTTGTTTTGACATCCAGTCCCGGAAATAGTTGCATCAATTGGGAATCCTTACCTATTGAAATGGAACCAGGTAGTGAAAGTCAAGAAACTAAGATTGCAGCATCTGTGGATTCTAGATGTTCCTTTGTAAATAGCAGTACTGGAGACATTATCCCTCAATTTTGTGCGCTGAATGGTAGCACAGTGACCCAGCTATCTGAAGTACCAGAGGATAGACCTTTGGATGAACCTTGtggaataaataaaaatgataatctAGTATTCATCGGAAAAGACGGTGAAAAGCAGATGACGGATAGTTCAGTTGAGTTGAACAATCTTAGCACTTCCAAGATGGATGTTACAGATGCATCACAGAAAACTCTGGTTGAGCAAAAGGAAGAGAAACCCGTCATAGTTGCCAGGGAGGAGAAACCGAATGAAAACATATCAAGCTTGAAGCAACCAGTGGCATTCCTTCTTTCCGCTATATCAGAAACTGGATTAGTGAGTCTTCCTTCCTTGTTGACTAGTGTGCTACTTCAAGCAAACAATAAACTACCTTCTGAGCAG GCTTCAAATGCCCTTCCCTCTAATTTTGAGGAGGTAGCAACTGGAGTGCTGAAGGTTCTGAATAATTTGGCTCTATTGGATATTACTTTTATACAGAGAATGCTG GCAAGGCCGGACCTGAAAATGGAGTTCTTCCACTTGATGAGTTTCCTTCTTTCTTATTGCACAAGCAAATGGAAAGCAGCTAATGATCAG ATTGGTTTGCTTCTCCTTGAATCCCTGCTGCTTCTTGGTTATTTCGCATTGTTCCACTCTGGGAATCAAGCTGTTCTTCGATGGGGTAAGAGCCCCACTATCCTTCACAAG GTGTGTGATCTGCCATTCGTGTTCTTCAGTGACCCAGAATTGATGCCAGCATTGGCAGGGACGCTTCTTGCGGCCTGTTATGGCTGTGAACAGAATAAGGATGTAGTTCAGCAGGAACTAAGTATGGATATGCTACTCTCCTTGTTAAGATCTTGCAGAAGTATCTTACCAACCGTTAAAACATCCAATCCCCACCTGGAACTTCTTTTAGCAGACGAATCGAGCGAGTACAACCAGCAGGGTTCTGATATAAAAAGATCTCAGGCTGATGTTCCCTTAAAATCTAGTCGATACAACACCAGAAACACAAGGATCACTGGCGGAAAGGGCGGCACCATAGGAAACAGCCTCAAATTCAGCAAGGCGAGAAACCAAAGAGATTGCAGAACAACAAAAACTTGTGAAGAAACAATTACCAGACATAACAATAACCTGCCAGTTTTGGGGACATCACTAACGTTATACTGCAGATTCCCGAGCAACTTCATCGACAGAGCTGAGCAGTTCTTTTCAGCTGGGATCTCCGATGACAGAACTGTGAGTTAA